The following are from one region of the Mangifera indica cultivar Alphonso chromosome 14, CATAS_Mindica_2.1, whole genome shotgun sequence genome:
- the LOC123195768 gene encoding mitogen-activated protein kinase 9-like isoform X2, with protein MILGALETEFFTEYGEASRYQIQEVIGKGSYGVVASAVDTHTGERVAIKKINDVFEHVSDATRILREIKLLRLLRHPDIVEIKHIMLPPSRREFKDIYVVFELMESDLHQVIRANDDLTPEHFQFFLYQLLRGLKYTHTANVFHRDLKPKNILANADCKLKICDFGLARVSFNDAPSAIFWTDYVATRWYRAPELCGSFFSKYTPAIDIWSIGCIFAEMLTGRPLFPGKNVVHQLDLMTDLLGTPSAESLSRIRNEKARRYLSSMRKKPPVPFKQKFPNADPLAVRLLERLLAFDPKDRPSAEEALADPYFQGLANADHEPSTQPISKLEFEFERRKLTKDDVRELIYREILEYHPQMLQEYLRGGEQTSFMYPSGVDRFKRQFAQLEEHYGKGERSTPLQRQHASLPRERVLAPKDANAAEDDEVTVAASVAKTLQSPPSDGQNANKVGQNGINKLNCSSRSLLKSASISASKCVGVQQRSDVEHQEAIPEANDETVDRLTQKVAVLHG; from the exons ATGATCCTT GGTGCACTAGAAACAGAATTCTTCACAGAATATGGAGAGGCAAGCCGATACCAAATTCAAGAAGTCATTGGGAAAGGAAGCTATGGTGTTGTTGCATCTGCAGTTGACACACATACTGGAGAAAGGGTTGCAATTAAGAAGATCAATGACGTTTTTGAGCATGTCTCTGATGCCACACGCATTTTGAGAGAAATTAAACTCCTTCGGTTGCTCCGTCATCCTGATATTGTTGAAATAAAACATATTATGCTTCCACCTTCACGACGAGAATTCAAGGATATCTATGTTGTTTTCGAGTTGATGGAATCCGATCTTCATCAAGTAATTAGGGCAAATGATGACCTTACTCCTGAGCATTTTCAGTTTTTCTTGTACCAGCTTCTTCGTGGTTTAAAATACACACATACCG CAAATGTGTTTCATAGAGATTTAAAACCAAAGAACATTCTTGCCAATGCTGATTGCAAATTGAAGATATGTGATTTTGGGCTAGCTCGAGTATCTTTCAATGACGCTCCATCAGCTATTTTCTGGACT GACTATGTAGCAACTCGATGGTATCGTGCTCCTGAACTTTGTGGCTCATTTTTCTCTAAA TACACTCCTGCAATTGACATATGGAGCATAGGATGCATATTTGCAGAAATGCTTACAGGAAGACCCCTTTTTCCTGGAAAGAATGTGGTTCACCAATTGGATCTCATGACCGATTTACTTGGCACTCCTTCTGCTGAATCCCTTTCAAGG ATTCGTAATGAAAAGGCAAGGAGGTATCTTAGTAGCATGCGGAAAAAACCACCAGTtccattcaaacaaaaattcccCAATGCAGATCCATTAGCTGTCCGCTTATTGGAACGCCTACTTGCATTTGATCCAAAAGATCGCCCATCAGCTGAAGAG GCATTGGCTGATCCTTACTTCCAAGGTTTGGCAAATGCAGATCATGAACCATCCACTCAGCCTATTTCAAAGCTggagtttgagtttgagaggAGGAAATTGACTAAAGATGATGTTAGAGAGTTGATCTATCGAGAG ATATTAGAGTATCATCCTCAGATGCTGCAGGAGTATCTTCGTGGTGGAGAACAGACTAGCTTCATGTACCCAAG TGGTGTGGATCGGTTCAAGCGACAATTTGCACAACTTGAGGAGCATTATGGCAAAGGTGAAAGGAGCACCCCACTTCAAAGGCAGCATGCTTCCTTGCCTAG AGAAAGGGTTCTTGCTCCTAAGGATGCAAATGCTGCAGAAGATGATGAAGTTACAGTTGCAGCTTCTGTTGCTAAAACTCTACAGAGCCCTCCGTCTGATGGTCAAAATGCAAACAAGGTGGGGCAAAATGGAATCAACAAGCTGAACTGCAGTTCTCGTAGCCTATTGAAGAGTGCCAGCATTAGTGCTTCCAAGTGTGTGGGTGTGCAACAAAGAAGTGATGTAGAG CATCAGGAAGCAATCCCTGAGGCGAATGATGAGACAGTTGACAGGTTAACTCAAAAGGTGGCAGTCCTTCACGGATGA
- the LOC123195768 gene encoding mitogen-activated protein kinase 9-like isoform X1 yields the protein MGGSGTLVDGVRRWFQRHTFHSNNNNLNNHAANNKPQSHHQEQQYPLTIVEDFEFSGLKPISVPRRNHLSIPSFMDPHKKGALETEFFTEYGEASRYQIQEVIGKGSYGVVASAVDTHTGERVAIKKINDVFEHVSDATRILREIKLLRLLRHPDIVEIKHIMLPPSRREFKDIYVVFELMESDLHQVIRANDDLTPEHFQFFLYQLLRGLKYTHTANVFHRDLKPKNILANADCKLKICDFGLARVSFNDAPSAIFWTDYVATRWYRAPELCGSFFSKYTPAIDIWSIGCIFAEMLTGRPLFPGKNVVHQLDLMTDLLGTPSAESLSRIRNEKARRYLSSMRKKPPVPFKQKFPNADPLAVRLLERLLAFDPKDRPSAEEALADPYFQGLANADHEPSTQPISKLEFEFERRKLTKDDVRELIYREILEYHPQMLQEYLRGGEQTSFMYPSGVDRFKRQFAQLEEHYGKGERSTPLQRQHASLPRERVLAPKDANAAEDDEVTVAASVAKTLQSPPSDGQNANKVGQNGINKLNCSSRSLLKSASISASKCVGVQQRSDVEHQEAIPEANDETVDRLTQKVAVLHG from the exons ATGGGTGGCAGTGGAACTCTCGTGGACGGTGTGCGTCGCTGGTTTCAACGCCATACTTTTCATTCTAATAACAATAATCTTAATAATCATGCTGCAAATAATAAACCTCAATCTCATCATCAAGAACAACAATACCCTCTTACCATTGTTGAAGACTTTGAATTTTCTGGCTTAAAGCCCATCAGCGTTCCCAGAAGAAACCACCTTTCAATTCCGTCCTTTATGGATCCTCACAAGAAG GGTGCACTAGAAACAGAATTCTTCACAGAATATGGAGAGGCAAGCCGATACCAAATTCAAGAAGTCATTGGGAAAGGAAGCTATGGTGTTGTTGCATCTGCAGTTGACACACATACTGGAGAAAGGGTTGCAATTAAGAAGATCAATGACGTTTTTGAGCATGTCTCTGATGCCACACGCATTTTGAGAGAAATTAAACTCCTTCGGTTGCTCCGTCATCCTGATATTGTTGAAATAAAACATATTATGCTTCCACCTTCACGACGAGAATTCAAGGATATCTATGTTGTTTTCGAGTTGATGGAATCCGATCTTCATCAAGTAATTAGGGCAAATGATGACCTTACTCCTGAGCATTTTCAGTTTTTCTTGTACCAGCTTCTTCGTGGTTTAAAATACACACATACCG CAAATGTGTTTCATAGAGATTTAAAACCAAAGAACATTCTTGCCAATGCTGATTGCAAATTGAAGATATGTGATTTTGGGCTAGCTCGAGTATCTTTCAATGACGCTCCATCAGCTATTTTCTGGACT GACTATGTAGCAACTCGATGGTATCGTGCTCCTGAACTTTGTGGCTCATTTTTCTCTAAA TACACTCCTGCAATTGACATATGGAGCATAGGATGCATATTTGCAGAAATGCTTACAGGAAGACCCCTTTTTCCTGGAAAGAATGTGGTTCACCAATTGGATCTCATGACCGATTTACTTGGCACTCCTTCTGCTGAATCCCTTTCAAGG ATTCGTAATGAAAAGGCAAGGAGGTATCTTAGTAGCATGCGGAAAAAACCACCAGTtccattcaaacaaaaattcccCAATGCAGATCCATTAGCTGTCCGCTTATTGGAACGCCTACTTGCATTTGATCCAAAAGATCGCCCATCAGCTGAAGAG GCATTGGCTGATCCTTACTTCCAAGGTTTGGCAAATGCAGATCATGAACCATCCACTCAGCCTATTTCAAAGCTggagtttgagtttgagaggAGGAAATTGACTAAAGATGATGTTAGAGAGTTGATCTATCGAGAG ATATTAGAGTATCATCCTCAGATGCTGCAGGAGTATCTTCGTGGTGGAGAACAGACTAGCTTCATGTACCCAAG TGGTGTGGATCGGTTCAAGCGACAATTTGCACAACTTGAGGAGCATTATGGCAAAGGTGAAAGGAGCACCCCACTTCAAAGGCAGCATGCTTCCTTGCCTAG AGAAAGGGTTCTTGCTCCTAAGGATGCAAATGCTGCAGAAGATGATGAAGTTACAGTTGCAGCTTCTGTTGCTAAAACTCTACAGAGCCCTCCGTCTGATGGTCAAAATGCAAACAAGGTGGGGCAAAATGGAATCAACAAGCTGAACTGCAGTTCTCGTAGCCTATTGAAGAGTGCCAGCATTAGTGCTTCCAAGTGTGTGGGTGTGCAACAAAGAAGTGATGTAGAG CATCAGGAAGCAATCCCTGAGGCGAATGATGAGACAGTTGACAGGTTAACTCAAAAGGTGGCAGTCCTTCACGGATGA